Proteins found in one Chthonomonadales bacterium genomic segment:
- a CDS encoding WD40 repeat domain-containing protein, translated as MSRPVARFAACLFLAACAPAARPAQDAPLPSVAVGCSDRDVRIIGPTGKIVQDLLAHDTAVSAVSFSPDGRRVVSASLDKTVKFWNADDGSLENSIDAHAQGVLCIALTADGRTLATGGADARVKTWNAFTGKLLHDIAAHSQPVRALAWSPDSKMLASGGSDRLVQVWRADGSLAGTMVGHDEAVTALAWSPDGRVLLSASADGYVKMWNAADLSLMARQRAHDRGVAAIALSPDGAALASAGGDSRLKLWAIAPTGLTEKASIMLEKPAVGLGWSRDGRMLVSAGPDRAVRYWTPVGLAAAGRVEVPSAVTALAVGGG; from the coding sequence GTGTCGCGCCCAGTCGCCCGCTTCGCCGCCTGTCTTTTCCTGGCTGCCTGCGCCCCGGCGGCCCGGCCGGCGCAGGACGCCCCGCTCCCTAGCGTCGCAGTCGGATGCAGTGACCGAGACGTTCGAATCATCGGTCCCACCGGCAAGATCGTCCAGGATCTCCTTGCGCACGACACCGCCGTCTCGGCCGTCTCTTTCTCGCCGGACGGCAGGCGCGTTGTCTCCGCCAGCCTCGACAAGACCGTAAAGTTCTGGAACGCGGACGACGGCTCCCTGGAGAACAGCATCGACGCGCACGCCCAGGGGGTGCTGTGCATCGCACTGACGGCGGACGGACGCACGCTCGCGACGGGCGGAGCCGACGCCAGGGTGAAGACCTGGAACGCCTTCACGGGCAAGCTGCTTCACGACATCGCCGCCCATAGCCAGCCCGTGCGGGCGCTAGCGTGGAGTCCAGACAGCAAGATGCTGGCGTCCGGCGGCTCCGATCGGCTCGTGCAGGTGTGGCGTGCTGACGGGTCGCTCGCGGGCACCATGGTCGGCCACGACGAGGCCGTGACGGCGTTGGCGTGGAGCCCGGACGGTCGCGTGCTGCTGTCGGCCTCCGCGGATGGGTACGTGAAGATGTGGAACGCGGCGGACCTCAGCCTGATGGCCCGCCAGCGCGCACACGACCGCGGCGTGGCGGCGATCGCCCTCTCGCCCGACGGCGCGGCGCTGGCGTCGGCGGGCGGCGACAGCCGGCTCAAGCTGTGGGCCATCGCGCCGACCGGCCTAACCGAGAAGGCCTCGATCATGCTGGAGAAGCCGGCCGTCGGCCTGGGGTGGAGCCGCGACGGGCGCATGCTCGTGTCGGCGGGGCCGGATAGGGCGGTGCGCTACTGGACGCCGGTGGGCCTGGCGGCGGCGGGTCGCGTCGAGGTGCCCTCCGCCGTCACCGCGTTGGCGGTGGGCGGCGGCTGA
- a CDS encoding BMP family ABC transporter substrate-binding protein codes for MARPRRVYALLAGALLLGGCAGRDARTAREAAPPGEPAVWAGMVTDAGGIDDRSFNASAWAGLNRAREELKARIEYLESKEQSDYETNLSILAEQGPRLVFAVGYLMEDALAEVAPRYPEVKFAIIDGSAPNLPNCAALKFREEEGAFLAGYLAGRMTKTGGLGFVGGVEGPLIKKFECGYRAGARTARPDVRVIVKYVGGWTDVAKGKELALLEYAQGADIVFHATGKAGLGVLDAAAEKGPGYYAIGVDRDQDEEHPGRVLTSVMKGVDTAVFDTVKALAEGRWQRGDHVLGVREGAVRLSPMRYTRKDVPQHVLDALDRLTREVAAGRVAVPKTEEEVQNFVPPKV; via the coding sequence ATGGCGAGACCACGTCGCGTCTACGCCCTGCTCGCCGGCGCGCTTCTCCTGGGCGGCTGCGCGGGGCGCGACGCCCGGACGGCCCGCGAGGCCGCTCCGCCCGGCGAGCCGGCCGTCTGGGCCGGCATGGTGACCGACGCGGGCGGGATCGACGACCGCTCGTTCAACGCGTCGGCGTGGGCCGGACTGAACCGCGCGCGCGAGGAGCTCAAGGCCAGGATCGAGTACCTCGAGAGCAAGGAGCAGAGCGACTACGAGACCAACCTGAGCATCCTCGCCGAACAGGGGCCCAGGCTCGTGTTCGCCGTCGGCTACCTGATGGAGGATGCCCTCGCCGAGGTGGCTCCCCGCTACCCGGAAGTGAAGTTTGCCATCATCGATGGCAGCGCGCCGAACCTGCCCAACTGCGCGGCGCTCAAGTTCCGCGAGGAGGAGGGCGCCTTCCTGGCCGGCTACCTCGCCGGGCGAATGACGAAGACGGGGGGCCTGGGGTTCGTCGGCGGAGTCGAGGGGCCGCTGATCAAGAAGTTCGAGTGCGGCTACCGCGCTGGCGCGCGGACCGCCCGGCCGGACGTCCGCGTGATCGTGAAGTACGTGGGCGGCTGGACCGACGTGGCGAAGGGCAAGGAGCTGGCCCTGCTGGAGTACGCGCAGGGCGCGGACATCGTGTTCCATGCTACCGGCAAGGCGGGCCTCGGGGTGCTGGACGCGGCCGCGGAGAAGGGGCCGGGCTACTACGCCATCGGCGTTGACAGGGACCAGGACGAGGAGCACCCGGGTCGCGTGCTGACGAGCGTGATGAAGGGCGTGGACACGGCCGTGTTCGACACGGTGAAGGCGCTGGCCGAGGGCCGCTGGCAGAGGGGCGACCACGTGCTCGGCGTGCGCGAGGGCGCCGTGCGTCTTTCACCGATGCGGTACACTCGCAAGGATGTGCCGCAGCACGTGCTGGATGCGCTCGACCGCCTGACCAGGGAGGTCGCGGCGGGCCGCGTCGCGGTCCCGAAGACGGAGGAGGAGGTACAGAACTTCGTTCCGCCGAAGGTCTGA
- the lpdA gene encoding dihydrolipoyl dehydrogenase, protein MTGDIRSGAPVLAEPSARPSSRAALAPARAATRARIDEEVEEHMSQAGTFDADVVVIGSGPGGYVAAIRAAQIGAKTVCVEKGAKNWGGVCLNWGCIPTKAIIGSVERLQAARSAARLGVLTGEVGYDFAKIMERKTKIVTTLRGGVETLLKSNHVRKVVGVARITAPNQVEVTAEDGSKEIIATRSILIATGGEPVIPPIPGLEGEGVWTSNEAVGAPSVPGRMLIIGAGAVGLEFAYIFNGLGARCEVVEMMPEVLPLADSDVASELRKSLTRQGIKFHLSSKVTGVQRGADGFTVTVAGEKGEQTLGADVILVGAGRRAVMADIGLDAVGVQYTRSGITVDEHMRTNVAGIYALGDVTGKFLLAHVASHQGVVAAENAMGLDTTMDYRAIPSPVFTEPELATVGQSEKEAREAGYDVAVGKYPFRPLGKAMAMDEQEGLVKVVAERKYGEILGVHIVGPHASDLIHEAVAAIKLEATVEELMTMVHAHPTLAEAILEASLDVKGEAIHKPRA, encoded by the coding sequence ATGACCGGCGACATCAGGTCCGGAGCGCCCGTTCTGGCCGAGCCGTCGGCGCGCCCTTCGTCGCGCGCCGCGTTGGCGCCGGCCCGGGCCGCGACGCGCGCACGGATCGACGAGGAGGTGGAGGAGCACATGTCTCAGGCGGGTACCTTTGATGCCGACGTCGTGGTCATCGGGTCTGGGCCCGGAGGCTACGTCGCGGCCATCCGCGCGGCCCAGATCGGCGCGAAGACCGTCTGCGTGGAGAAGGGCGCGAAGAACTGGGGCGGCGTCTGCCTGAACTGGGGCTGTATCCCGACGAAGGCCATCATCGGCAGTGTCGAGCGCCTTCAGGCCGCTCGCTCGGCCGCTCGACTCGGCGTCCTGACCGGCGAGGTCGGCTACGACTTCGCCAAGATCATGGAACGCAAGACGAAGATCGTGACCACGCTGCGTGGCGGCGTCGAGACGCTCCTGAAGTCCAACCACGTGCGCAAGGTCGTCGGCGTCGCACGCATCACCGCACCCAACCAGGTCGAGGTCACCGCCGAAGACGGCTCCAAAGAGATCATCGCCACCCGCAGCATCCTGATCGCCACGGGTGGCGAGCCGGTGATCCCGCCCATCCCCGGCCTCGAGGGCGAGGGCGTCTGGACGAGCAACGAGGCGGTCGGCGCACCCTCCGTGCCGGGCCGGATGCTCATCATCGGGGCGGGCGCCGTCGGACTCGAGTTCGCCTACATCTTCAACGGCCTCGGCGCCAGGTGCGAGGTAGTGGAGATGATGCCCGAGGTCCTGCCGCTTGCGGACTCCGACGTCGCGTCCGAGCTCCGCAAGAGCCTCACGCGTCAGGGCATCAAGTTCCACCTCTCCAGCAAGGTGACCGGCGTGCAGCGCGGGGCGGACGGCTTCACCGTGACGGTTGCAGGCGAGAAGGGCGAGCAGACGCTCGGGGCCGACGTGATCCTGGTCGGCGCCGGTCGCCGCGCCGTCATGGCGGACATCGGGTTGGACGCCGTCGGAGTGCAGTACACGCGAAGCGGAATCACCGTTGACGAGCACATGCGCACGAACGTAGCGGGCATCTACGCCCTGGGCGACGTCACCGGCAAGTTCCTCCTTGCTCATGTCGCCTCGCACCAGGGGGTCGTCGCCGCCGAGAACGCGATGGGCCTCGACACAACGATGGACTACCGCGCCATCCCGTCGCCGGTCTTCACGGAGCCGGAGCTTGCCACAGTCGGGCAGTCCGAGAAGGAGGCGCGCGAGGCCGGCTACGATGTGGCGGTCGGCAAGTACCCGTTCCGCCCGCTGGGCAAGGCGATGGCCATGGACGAGCAGGAAGGGCTCGTGAAGGTGGTCGCCGAGCGCAAGTATGGCGAGATCCTCGGCGTCCACATCGTGGGGCCCCACGCCTCCGACCTGATCCACGAGGCCGTCGCCGCCATCAAGCTCGAGGCCACGGTGGAGGAGCTGATGACGATGGTGCACGCGCACCCGACGCTCGCGGAAGCCATCCTGGAGGCCTCGCTCGACGTGAAGGGCGAGGCGATCCACAAGCCGCGAGCGTAG
- the groES gene encoding co-chaperone GroES gives MALKPLGDRLIVKPSQAEEVTAGGIVLPDSAKEKPQQGEVIAVGPGKLLDNGKTVPMGVSVGETIYYAKYGGTEIKIGADDYVILRQDDVLAILDK, from the coding sequence ATGGCGCTGAAACCGCTGGGGGATCGACTGATCGTCAAGCCCAGCCAGGCCGAGGAAGTGACGGCTGGCGGGATCGTGCTGCCGGACTCCGCCAAGGAGAAGCCGCAGCAGGGTGAGGTCATCGCGGTAGGGCCCGGCAAGCTCCTGGACAACGGCAAGACCGTTCCCATGGGCGTGAGCGTGGGCGAGACCATCTACTACGCCAAGTACGGCGGCACCGAGATCAAGATCGGCGCGGACGACTACGTGATACTGCGCCAGGACGACGTGCTGGCAATCCTGGACAAATAG
- the groL gene encoding chaperonin GroEL (60 kDa chaperone family; promotes refolding of misfolded polypeptides especially under stressful conditions; forms two stacked rings of heptamers to form a barrel-shaped 14mer; ends can be capped by GroES; misfolded proteins enter the barrel where they are refolded when GroES binds), translating to MAAKDLRFNEEARRSLERGVNTLAEAVKVTLGPRGRYVVLEKKYGSPSLVDDGVTIAKEVEVEDPFENMGAQLAREVASKTNDVAGDGTTTATVLAQSIVREGLKTVAAGANPMLVKRGIDRAVEAAVGEIQRLATPVETKEAILQVATNSAKNDQVGETIAEAMDKVGKDGVITVEESKGTQTSLELVDGMQFDKGYISPYFVTDAERMEAVLDEPLVLLYEKKISAIADLIPALEKVARMGRPLVILAEDVEGEALATLVVNKIRGTLNTVAVKAPGFGDRRKAMMEDIAILTGGKFITEDLGIKLENLDTAMLGSAKRITITKDDTTIVEGKGESQAIQGRITQIRRQIEDTDSDYDREKLQERLAKLSGGVAVIKVGAATETELKERKHRFEDALSATRAAVEEGIVPGGGIALLRALKAIDGVAAEDDEQIGVNIIRRALEEPARCIADNAGAEGSVVVERIKSSEGNTGYNAMTGAYEDMLKAGIVDPAKVTRSALQNAASIGSMLLTTECLVAERKEEKPPAPAGPPGGGMGGMY from the coding sequence ATGGCAGCCAAGGACCTGCGGTTCAACGAGGAGGCGCGCCGGTCGCTCGAGCGGGGCGTCAACACGCTCGCCGAGGCCGTTAAGGTAACGCTCGGCCCGCGCGGGCGCTACGTCGTCCTCGAGAAGAAGTACGGTTCACCCTCCCTCGTGGATGATGGCGTGACCATCGCCAAGGAGGTGGAGGTCGAGGACCCGTTCGAGAACATGGGCGCGCAGCTCGCCCGCGAAGTGGCCTCGAAGACCAATGACGTGGCCGGCGACGGAACCACCACGGCCACCGTGCTCGCCCAGAGCATCGTGCGCGAGGGCCTGAAGACGGTCGCGGCGGGCGCCAACCCGATGCTCGTCAAGCGCGGCATCGACCGCGCCGTCGAGGCCGCCGTCGGTGAGATCCAGCGCCTCGCGACGCCGGTTGAGACCAAGGAGGCCATCCTCCAGGTCGCGACCAACTCCGCCAAGAACGACCAGGTCGGCGAGACCATCGCCGAGGCCATGGACAAGGTGGGCAAGGACGGCGTCATCACGGTTGAGGAGAGCAAGGGCACGCAGACCAGCCTGGAATTGGTCGACGGCATGCAGTTCGACAAGGGCTACATCTCTCCGTACTTCGTGACCGACGCGGAGCGGATGGAGGCCGTCCTGGACGAGCCGCTCGTGCTGCTCTACGAGAAGAAGATCAGCGCCATCGCGGACCTCATCCCGGCGCTTGAGAAGGTCGCTCGCATGGGCCGGCCGCTCGTCATCCTCGCCGAGGATGTGGAGGGCGAGGCCCTCGCCACCCTCGTCGTCAACAAGATCCGCGGCACGCTCAACACGGTCGCCGTGAAGGCGCCCGGGTTCGGCGATCGTCGCAAGGCGATGATGGAGGACATCGCGATCCTCACCGGCGGCAAGTTCATTACCGAGGACCTGGGCATCAAGCTCGAGAACCTCGACACCGCCATGCTCGGCAGCGCCAAGCGGATCACCATCACCAAAGACGACACGACGATCGTCGAGGGCAAGGGGGAGTCGCAGGCGATCCAGGGGCGCATCACTCAGATCCGTCGGCAGATCGAGGACACCGACAGCGACTACGACCGCGAGAAGCTCCAGGAGCGCCTGGCCAAGCTCTCCGGCGGCGTGGCCGTGATCAAGGTGGGCGCCGCAACCGAGACCGAGCTCAAGGAGCGCAAGCACCGCTTCGAGGACGCTCTCTCCGCTACGCGCGCGGCGGTCGAGGAGGGCATCGTCCCGGGCGGCGGCATCGCGCTGCTGCGGGCTCTCAAGGCCATCGACGGCGTGGCGGCCGAGGACGACGAGCAGATCGGCGTGAACATCATCCGCCGCGCGCTCGAGGAGCCGGCGCGCTGCATCGCCGACAACGCCGGCGCCGAGGGATCGGTGGTTGTCGAGCGCATCAAGTCATCCGAGGGCAATACCGGCTACAACGCGATGACCGGCGCGTACGAGGACATGCTCAAGGCAGGCATCGTCGACCCCGCCAAGGTCACGCGGTCGGCCCTGCAGAACGCGGCCTCCATCGGCTCCATGTTGCTCACCACCGAGTGCCTCGTGGCCGAGCGCAAGGAGGAGAAGCCGCCAGCGCCGGCCGGACCTCCGGGCGGCGGCATGGGCGGGATGTACTGA
- the plsY gene encoding glycerol-3-phosphate 1-O-acyltransferase PlsY, whose product MTLALLLAGSYLLGSIPFGILVARWLARVDVREHGSGNIGATNVFRVAGKPAGIACLGLDVLKGLAPPVAASALGLAAGWQVAAGLAAILGHGASPFLGFRGGKGVATSLGVLIGVSWKVAVGAFLLWSVALAASGYVSVGSMAAAAALAPLSWLFYPGDWVRLGLGLAAGTYALAKHRANVARLRAGTESSIRRKPPPAG is encoded by the coding sequence GTGACCCTCGCGCTGCTGCTGGCCGGCAGCTATCTGCTCGGCAGCATCCCCTTCGGCATCCTGGTCGCGCGCTGGCTCGCCCGCGTCGACGTGCGCGAGCACGGAAGCGGCAACATTGGTGCCACCAACGTGTTCCGGGTGGCGGGCAAGCCGGCGGGCATCGCCTGCCTGGGGCTCGACGTGCTCAAGGGGTTGGCGCCGCCGGTCGCTGCCTCCGCGCTCGGCCTGGCCGCTGGCTGGCAGGTCGCCGCCGGGCTCGCCGCGATCCTCGGGCACGGCGCTTCGCCGTTCCTGGGCTTCCGGGGCGGCAAGGGCGTGGCGACGAGCCTGGGCGTGCTCATCGGCGTAAGCTGGAAGGTGGCGGTCGGCGCGTTCCTGCTGTGGAGCGTGGCGTTGGCCGCGTCGGGGTATGTCTCGGTGGGCTCGATGGCGGCCGCCGCGGCGCTGGCTCCGCTGAGTTGGCTCTTCTACCCCGGCGACTGGGTCCGCCTCGGGCTCGGCCTCGCCGCCGGGACCTACGCCCTCGCGAAGCACCGCGCCAATGTGGCGCGCCTGCGCGCCGGCACCGAGAGCAGCATCCGCCGCAAGCCGCCCCCAGCCGGGTAG
- the der gene encoding ribosome biogenesis GTPase Der, which yields MASPLVAVVGRPNVGKSTLFNRLVGKRVAIVQDTPGITRDRLYAPVEWRGRSFTVIDTGGIVLDQHEPLIAQVRQQAHIAMDEADAIVFVCDAADGMTAADRDLADALRGSPTPVFLVVNKADTARQSHDAVEFYQLGMGHVHTVSAVHGHGVADLLDELVEALPAAVEEEEDEETIRLAIIGRPNVGKSSLTNAVLGEERTIVSPIPGTTRDAIDTRLEHEGQPILLIDTAGIRRAGKIQGSVEYYTVLRARTAIDRCQVAVVVVDAADGVTDGDKRVAGLAHEAGRAVVVAVNKWDLLDPGIAQGKRPGRTLIARFTERARAELPFLSYAPLVFCSAQERFSIAEVIDTALGAAANHAHRIPTGELNRIVRDAVEDHPRTEKGRELRVYYATMPRVQPPTVLMFVNDPDLLHFSYLRYLENRIRAAYTLEGTPIVLRARKAESVRGSQST from the coding sequence TTGGCAAGCCCTCTCGTCGCCGTCGTCGGCAGGCCCAACGTCGGGAAGTCGACGCTGTTCAACCGGCTGGTCGGAAAGCGCGTCGCGATCGTGCAGGACACTCCCGGGATCACGCGCGACCGGCTGTACGCGCCGGTCGAGTGGCGAGGGCGCTCCTTCACGGTCATCGACACCGGCGGCATTGTGCTCGATCAGCACGAGCCCCTGATCGCCCAGGTGCGACAGCAGGCGCACATCGCGATGGACGAGGCGGACGCCATCGTCTTTGTGTGTGACGCTGCCGACGGCATGACGGCCGCCGACCGCGACCTCGCCGACGCGCTCCGCGGATCGCCGACTCCCGTGTTCCTCGTGGTGAACAAGGCCGATACGGCGCGCCAGTCGCACGACGCCGTCGAGTTCTACCAGCTTGGCATGGGCCACGTCCACACGGTCTCGGCCGTGCACGGTCACGGCGTCGCGGACCTGCTGGACGAGCTGGTCGAGGCGCTGCCCGCCGCGGTCGAGGAGGAGGAGGATGAGGAGACCATTCGGCTGGCCATCATCGGTCGGCCGAACGTGGGCAAGTCCTCCCTCACGAACGCGGTGCTCGGGGAGGAGCGCACCATCGTTAGCCCGATCCCCGGCACCACCCGCGACGCCATCGACACGCGGCTTGAGCACGAGGGGCAGCCCATCCTGCTGATCGATACGGCCGGGATCCGGCGGGCCGGCAAGATTCAGGGCAGCGTGGAGTACTACACGGTCCTGCGCGCGAGGACGGCCATCGACCGATGCCAGGTCGCCGTGGTCGTGGTGGACGCGGCCGACGGCGTGACCGACGGCGACAAGCGCGTTGCCGGCCTGGCGCACGAGGCCGGCCGCGCCGTCGTCGTCGCCGTGAACAAGTGGGACCTTCTCGACCCGGGCATCGCGCAGGGCAAACGGCCCGGCCGCACGCTCATCGCGCGCTTCACCGAGAGGGCACGCGCGGAGTTGCCGTTCCTCTCCTACGCCCCGCTAGTCTTCTGCTCGGCCCAGGAGCGCTTCAGTATCGCGGAGGTGATCGATACGGCGCTTGGCGCGGCCGCCAACCACGCGCATCGCATCCCGACGGGCGAGTTGAACCGGATCGTCCGCGATGCCGTGGAGGACCACCCGCGCACCGAGAAAGGCCGCGAGCTGCGCGTCTACTACGCCACGATGCCGCGCGTGCAGCCACCGACCGTGCTCATGTTCGTCAACGACCCGGACCTGCTCCACTTCTCTTACCTGCGCTACCTGGAGAACCGCATCCGCGCCGCCTACACGCTCGAAGGCACCCCCATCGTGCTGCGGGCACGCAAGGCGGAGAGCGTTCGGGGCAGCCAGAGCACGTAG